One part of the Drosophila teissieri strain GT53w chromosome 3R, Prin_Dtei_1.1, whole genome shotgun sequence genome encodes these proteins:
- the LOC122621364 gene encoding J domain-containing protein isoform X1 has product MSAVDAIINYKRSPNEDFYGLLHCDENSSPEQIQAEYKVLALQYHPDKNSGDKEAEAKFQQLKEAKETLCDPEKRAIYDKWRNSGISMSYKQWLGMKEHVGQVRRYTIAEKVDKESMHWVTPKTKDRMLPESGGAAAQAPGSGAGCSSGGLTAASPNPAHRRASEGGAALYYGSRKGEWGGENTDVANKFRNYEI; this is encoded by the exons ATGAGCGCCGTTGATGCTATAATCAATTACAAGCGCAGTCCCAACGAGGACTTCTACGGTCTGCTCCATTGCGATGAGAACTCATCG CCCGAGCAGATCCAGGCCGAGTACAAAGTCCTGGCCCTCCAGTACCATCCCGACAAGAACTCCGGCGACAAGGAGGCGGAGGCCAAGTTCCAGCAGCTAAAG GAGGCCAAGGAAACCCTGTGCGATCCGGAAAAGAGGGCCATCTACGACAAGTGGCGCAACAGCGGCATCTCGATGAGCTACAAACAGTGGCTGGGCATGAAGGAGCATGTCGGTCAGGTGAGAAGATACACGATTGCCGAGAAAGTGGATAAAGAG TCCATGCACTGGGTCACCCCCAAGACCAAGGATCGCATGCTGCCGGAgagcggaggagcagctgcccaGGCACCTGGCTCCGGCGCAGGATGCAGCAGCGGTGGCCTGACCGCAGCCTCCCCCAACCCCGCCCACCGGCGGGCCTCGGAGGGCGGGGCGGCCTTGTACTACGGCAGTCGCAAGGGGGAGTGGGGCGGCGAGAACACCGATGTGGCCAACAAGTTCCGCAACTACGAGATCTAA
- the LOC122621364 gene encoding J domain-containing protein isoform X2, which yields MSAVDAIINYKRSPNEDFYGLLHCDENSSPEQIQAEYKVLALQYHPDKNSGDKEAEAKFQQLKEAKETLCDPEKRAIYDKWRNSGISMSYKQWLGMKEHVGQSMHWVTPKTKDRMLPESGGAAAQAPGSGAGCSSGGLTAASPNPAHRRASEGGAALYYGSRKGEWGGENTDVANKFRNYEI from the exons ATGAGCGCCGTTGATGCTATAATCAATTACAAGCGCAGTCCCAACGAGGACTTCTACGGTCTGCTCCATTGCGATGAGAACTCATCG CCCGAGCAGATCCAGGCCGAGTACAAAGTCCTGGCCCTCCAGTACCATCCCGACAAGAACTCCGGCGACAAGGAGGCGGAGGCCAAGTTCCAGCAGCTAAAG GAGGCCAAGGAAACCCTGTGCGATCCGGAAAAGAGGGCCATCTACGACAAGTGGCGCAACAGCGGCATCTCGATGAGCTACAAACAGTGGCTGGGCATGAAGGAGCATGTCGGTCAG TCCATGCACTGGGTCACCCCCAAGACCAAGGATCGCATGCTGCCGGAgagcggaggagcagctgcccaGGCACCTGGCTCCGGCGCAGGATGCAGCAGCGGTGGCCTGACCGCAGCCTCCCCCAACCCCGCCCACCGGCGGGCCTCGGAGGGCGGGGCGGCCTTGTACTACGGCAGTCGCAAGGGGGAGTGGGGCGGCGAGAACACCGATGTGGCCAACAAGTTCCGCAACTACGAGATCTAA